Proteins encoded by one window of Lathyrus oleraceus cultivar Zhongwan6 chromosome 1, CAAS_Psat_ZW6_1.0, whole genome shotgun sequence:
- the LOC127106830 gene encoding uncharacterized protein LOC127106830 has protein sequence MESSKRNIYSFKFKDLDLRSLRSLVSQMHPVYRINFGKNYGNLLSILNQQMDHTALITLAQFYDLPLRCFTFQDFQLAPTLEEFEHLVRIPMKDKSLFEGTNESLPLEVIASALHMDEKEAKDNLETKGNTKGFSLSFLWERSHTLLKAESWDACYSAIALAIYGIVLFPNMDGFVDMTAICVFLTGNPVPTLLADVYYHISHRYTKKKGLIVCCAPLLYQWFLEHLPKTDIVFSYGDFPNLPLIGTQGCVNANPVLSLRQLGFPMEGPPEANSLEDFLLLDFGAENPSLFQRIKEAWKNVNRKGKAELGRANGITKEPYFQWVKERVQMIKMPFVIRTPIPLPEPKLTHVPIEEMEELKTTMAKLERENEELQIKLQQTINEKNNMKWELERKEAQLQAHVEKFNKEEHKRKKIKVGLEQVDHCLDTLKGQL, from the exons atggaatcaagcaaaagaaacatttacTCCTTCAAGTTCAAAGATCTCGATCTAAGGAGCTTACGTAGCCTAGTCTCTCAGATGCACCCTGTATACAGAATCAACTTTGGAAAGAATTATGGCAATTTGCTCAGCATCCTCAATCAACAAATGGACCATACAGCCTTGATCACTTTAGCCCAATTTTATGACTTGCCTTTAAGATGTttcacattccaagacttccaGCTAGCACCAACGTTGGAAGAATTTGAGCATCTTGTTAGGATCCCTATGAAGGACAAGTCACTATTTGAAGGGACAAATGAATCTTTGCCCCTTGAGGTCATTGCTAGTGCGCTTCACATGGATGAAAAGGAAGCAAAAGACAACTTAGAGACCAAAGGGAATACCAAAGGGTTTTCACTAAGTTTTCTTTGGGAAAGATCTCATACCCTGTTGAAGGCAGAAAGTTGGGATGCTTGTTACTCTGCTATTGCATTGGCTATCTATGGCATCGTCCTGTTCCCGAATATGGATGGTTTCGTAGACATGACTGCCATTTGTGTTTTCCTTACTGGGAACCCAGTACCCACTTTGTTAGCTGATGTCTATTATCACATAAGTCATAGGTATACTAAGAAGAAGGGATTGATTGTTTGTTGTGCGCCTTTATTGTATCAGTGGTTTCTAGAACATCTTCCGAAGACAG ACATTGTATTCAGTTATGGAGATTTCCCAAATCTACCGCTtattggaactcaaggatgtgtGAATGCTAATCCAGTTCTATCACTCAGACAACTCGGTTTCCCAATGGAAGGCCCTCCAGAGGCAAATTCTTTGGAAGATTTCTTGTTACTTGACTTTGGGGCTGAGAATCCTAGCTTATTCCAGCGAATCAAAGAAGCTTGGAAAAATGTCAATCGAAAAGGGAAAGCTGAGTTAGGAAGAGCAAATGGGATTACGAAAGAACCATATTTTCAgtgggtaaaggaaagggtgCAAATGATTAAAATGCCATTTGTCATTCGGACACCTATACCTCTTCctgaacctaagctcacccatgtccctattgaagaaatggaggaactCAAGACCACCATGGCAAAGCTAGAAAGAGAGAATGAAGAGCTGCAGATAAAACTCCAACAGACCATCAATGAGAAGAACAATATGAAGTGGGAGCTTGAGAGAAAAGAGGCACAACTTCAGGCCCACGTGGAAAAGTTCAACAAGGAGGAGCATAAGAGAAAAAAGATCAAAGTGGGATTAGAACAAGTTGATCATTGTTTGGATACTCTTAAGGGTCAACTATGA